The Triticum dicoccoides isolate Atlit2015 ecotype Zavitan chromosome 6A, WEW_v2.0, whole genome shotgun sequence genome has a window encoding:
- the LOC119315313 gene encoding tyrosine-sulfated glycopeptide receptor 1-like, with protein sequence MLVHQKTMHTLHLSNKKCSKILGIPSLGLALVLLVCLVSPVSSCTEQEKGSLLQFLAELSQDGGLSASWRNGTDCCKWEGITCRQDGTVTNILLPSKGLEGHISQSLGILTGLQYLDLSGNSLSGGLPLGLLASSSITTLDVSFNQLNGTLHELPSSTSGRPLQVLNISSNLFAGQFPSTTWKTMENLIAINASNNSFSGQIPTQFCNTSPSLTVLDLCFNKFSGSVPPGLGDCSRLRELRAGYNNLSGRLPDELFNATSLEYLSFANNGLYGVLDTTRIVNLRNLVTLDLGWNQFSGKIPDYIGQLKRLEEFHLNNNNMSGELPYALSNCKNLITIDLKSNKLSGELTNVDFSNLPNLKTLDLLSNNFTGTVPESMYSCSNLTALRLANNKLYGQLSSRIGNLKYLSFLSLGKNNFTNIANAFQILKSSKNLTTLLISYTFKGELMPEDDIIDGFENLQVLDMDSCQLSGKIPLWISRVTQLKMLILRSNQLTGPIPDWINSLSHLFHIDVSSNTLTGEIPITFTEMPMLKSTDNTTHLDQRVFELPLYNGPSLQYRVVTSIPAMLNLSNNSLTGVIPPQIGQLNMLVELDFSFNKLSGQIPQSICDLRNLRVLDFSSNNLTGAIPAALNTLHFLSAFNISSNDLEGPIPSGGQFNTFQNSSFDGNPKLCGSMLTHKCCSDSLSMSTRKKRDRKAVFAIAFGVFFGGITILLFLACLLVSIRQKGFRVKNRRESNGEVEATSFYSSSEQTLVVMRMAEGQGEENKLKFNDILKATNNFDKENIIGCGGYGLVYKAELPDGSKLAIKKLNDEMCLMEREFTAEVDALSMAQHENLVPLWGYCIQGNSRFLVYSYMENGSLDDWLHNKDDDDASSSLDWPTRLKIAKGASLGLSHIHDVCNPQIVHRDIKSSNILLDKGFKAYVADFGLARLILPNQTHVTTELVGTMGYIPPEYGQAWVATLRGDVYSFGVVLLELLTGMRPVPVLSTSKELVPWVLQMRSEGKQVEVLDPALRGTGYEEQMLKVLEAACKCVDQNQFTRPTVMEVVSCLVNIDADLHMQRSAKI encoded by the coding sequence ATGCTAGTTCACCAGAAAACCATGCACACCCTCCATTTGTCCAACAAGAAATGCAGCAAAATATTGGGCATACCTTCCCTTGGCCTTGCTCTTGTGCTGCTGGTCTGCTTGGTCTCTCCTGTCAGTTCCTGCACGGAGCAGGAGAAGGGCTCCCTTCTCCAGTTCCTCGCCGAGCTCTCACAAGACGGCGGCCTCTCTGCGTCATGGCGGAATGGCACAGATTGCTGCAAGTGGGAAGGGATCACCTGCAGGCAAGATGGGACAGTCACCAATATCTTGCTGCCTTCGAAGGGCCTCGAGGGGCACATCTCACAATCACTTGGGATCCTCACCGGGCTGCAGTACCTTGATCTCTCTGGCAACTCGTTGTCCGGTGGTCTGCCTCTGGGATTGCTAGCATCCAGCAGCATTACTACCCTTGATGTTAGCTTTAACCAGCTCAACGGAACACTCCACGAGCTgccatcttcaacctctggtagACCTCTGCAGGTACTAAACATCTCAAGCAACTTATTTGCAGGACAGTTTCCATCCACCACATGGAAAACAATGGAGAATCTGATTGCAATCAATGCCAGCAATAACAGCTTCAGTGGGCAGATACCAACTCAATTCTGTAACACCTCGCCATCCCTCACAGTGCTTGATCTGTGTTTCAACAAATTCAGTGGCAGTGTACCCCCAGGACTTGGTGATTGCTCCAGGCTAAGAGAGCTCAGGGCTGGGTATAACAACCTCAGTGGAAGACTCCCAGATGAACTCTTCAACGCAACCTCATTGGAATACCTGTCTTTCGCAAATAATGGTTTGTATGGAGTTCTTGATACTACACGCATAGTCAACCTCAGAAATCTTGTAACCCTTGATCTTGGATGGAACCAATTCAGTGGAAAGATTCCAGATTATATAGGTCAACTCAAGAGGCTGGAGGAGTTCCATTTGAACAACAACAACATGTCAGGGGAGCTGCCATATGCTCTCAGCAATTGCAAAAATCTcataacaattgacctgaagagcaACAAACTCAGTGGAGAACTTACCAATGTCGATTTCTCCAACCTGCCCAATCTAAAAACTTTAGATCTTTTGTCCAACAACTTCACCGGCACAGTTCCAGAAAGTATGTACTCATGCAGTAACCTGACTGCGCTGCGGCTAGCTAACAACAAGTTATATGGGCAGCTCTCATCAAGAATAGGCAATCTGAAGTACCTGTCCTTCTTGTCACTTGGTAAAAACAATTTCACAAACATTGCAAATGCGTTTCAGATCCTTAAGAGCAGCAAGAACCTTACCACCCTGCTTATTTCGTACACTTTCAAGGGAGAGCTCATGCCAGAGGATGACATAATTGATGGCTTTGAGAATCTTCAGGTTTTGGACATGGATAGTTGCCAATTATCTGGAAAAATACCTCTATGGATATCAAGAGTGACACAACTGAAGATGTTAATTTTAAGAAGCAATCAACTCACTGGACCAATACCGGACTGGATCAACTCCTTAAGCCATCTCTTTCATATAGATGTGTCAAGCAACACTCTTACAGGAGAAATCCCGATAACATTTACGGAGATGCCAATGCTAAAATCAACTGACAACACAACTCATTTGGACCAAAGGGTCTTTGAGCTGCCTCTTTATAATGGCCCATCACTTCAGTACCGTGTGGTTACATCTATCCCAGCAATGTTGAATCTAAGCAACAACAGCCTTACAGGTGTGATTCCCCCACAGATTGGTCAGTTGAATATGCTTGTTGAGCTGGATTTCAGCTTCAACAAGTTATCTGGACAGATCCCCCAATCGATTTGTGACCTCAGAAACTTGCGGGTCCTAGATTTTTCCAGCAACAATCTCACAGGTGCTATTCCAGCTGCATTGAACACCCTACACTTCCTTTCAGCATTCAACATTTCAAGCAATGACCTAGAAGGGCCTATTCCATCTGGAGGCCAATTTAATACATTCCAGAATTCTAGTTTCGATGGGAATCCAAAGCTGTGTGGCTCAATGCTCACTCACAAATGTTGTTCAGATTCATTATCTATGTCCACCAGAAAAAAACGAGATAGGAAGGCCGTTTTTGCGATTGCATTTGGTGTGTTCTTTGGAGGGATCACAATTCTTCTGTTTCTGGCGTGTCTCCTTGTCTCAATCAGGCAGAAGGGGTTTAGGGTAAAGAATAGAAGGGAAAGTAACGGAGAAGTTGAAGCAACTTCATTCTACTCTAGTTCAGAGCAAACATTAGTGGTGATGCGGATGGCAGAAGGCCAGGGTGAAGAAAACAAGCTCAAATTCAATGACATTTTGAAAGCTACGAACAACTTTGACAAGGAAAACATCATTGGATGTGGAGGGTATGGGTTAGTCTACAAGGCGGAGCTACCTGATGGCTCCAAGCTGGCAATTAAAAAGCTCAATGATGAAATGTGTCTGATGGAAAGAGAGTTCACTGCCGAGGTTGATGCTCTCTCCATGGCACAACATGAAAATCTTGTACCACTGTGGGGTTACTGCATCCAGGGAAACTCAAGGTTTCTCGTATATTCCTACATGGAGAATGGAAGCCTGGATGATTGGCTGCATAACAAGGATGATGATGATGCTAGCTCATCTCTTGACTGGCCGACTCGGCTCAAGATCGCAAAAGGAGCTAGCCTGGGACTTTCTCATATCCATGATGTCTGCAACCCTCAAATTGTCCACCGAGACATCAAATCCAGTAACATCCTGCTGGACAAAGGATTTAAAGCTTATGTTGCAGATTTTGGGCTTGCCAGATTGATTCTTCCCAACCAAACTCATGTAACAACTGAACTTGTCGGTACTATGGGTTACATCCCCCCTGAGTATGGGCAAGCATGGGTTGCTACATTGAGAGGCGATGTGTACAGTTTCGGAGTAGTCCTGCTTGAGCTTCTCACTGGAATGCGGCCTGTTCCAGTCCTATCAACATCAAAAGAACTTGTCCCATGGGTGCTGCAGATGAGGTCTGAGGGAAAGCAAGTTGAGGTCTTGGATCCAGCACTTCGAGGAACAGGATACGAAGAGCAAATGCTGAAGGTTCTTGAAGCCGCTTGCAAATGCGTCGACCAAAATCAGTTTACAAGGCCAACTGTCATGGAAGTAGTCTCCTGCCTGGTCAATATAGACGCTGATCTGCACATGCAAAGATCAGCAAAAATATAA